The proteins below come from a single Streptomyces sp. SCSIO 75703 genomic window:
- a CDS encoding DedA family protein: protein MHVQEWLDTVPAAAVYAVVGVVIGLESLGIPLPGEIVLVSAALLSSQHGGVDPVILGTCATVGAIVGDSIGYAIGRRGGRPLLAWLGRKFPKHFGEGHIATAERSFDRWGMWAVFFGRFVALLRIFAGPLAGVLRMPYWKFLIANVFGGILWAGGTTAVVYYLGVVAESWLKRFSWLGLVAAVLVGVGSMLFVKRKAQRATAEREAAAAAAPAGAETPAGAGKAASSD from the coding sequence TTGCACGTCCAGGAATGGCTCGACACGGTGCCCGCGGCGGCCGTCTACGCGGTCGTCGGAGTCGTCATCGGCCTGGAGAGCCTCGGTATCCCGCTGCCGGGCGAGATCGTCCTCGTCTCGGCCGCCCTGCTCTCCTCCCAGCACGGGGGCGTCGACCCCGTGATCCTCGGCACCTGCGCCACCGTCGGCGCGATCGTCGGCGACTCCATCGGCTACGCCATCGGCCGCCGGGGCGGCAGACCGCTGCTGGCCTGGCTGGGCCGGAAGTTCCCCAAGCATTTCGGCGAGGGGCACATCGCCACCGCCGAGCGGTCCTTCGACCGGTGGGGCATGTGGGCCGTGTTCTTCGGCCGGTTCGTCGCCCTGCTCCGCATCTTCGCCGGCCCGCTGGCCGGTGTGCTGCGCATGCCCTACTGGAAGTTCCTCATCGCCAACGTCTTCGGCGGCATCCTCTGGGCGGGCGGCACCACCGCCGTCGTCTACTACCTCGGTGTCGTCGCCGAATCCTGGCTGAAGCGCTTCTCGTGGCTGGGCCTGGTGGCTGCCGTCCTCGTCGGTGTCGGCTCGATGCTGTTCGTCAAGCGCAAGGCCCAGCGCGCCACGGCCGAACGGGAGGCCGCGGCGGCGGCAGCGCCGGCCGGCGCCGAGACGCCGGCCGGCGCCGGGAAGGCCGCCTCCTCCGACTGA
- the ung gene encoding uracil-DNA glycosylase, with translation MTDIAMLPESWREVLGGELRQPYFKELMEFVEEERANGPVYPPREEVFAALNATPYDRVKVLVLGQDPYHGEGQGHGLCFSVRPGVKVPPSLRNIYKELHAELGVPVPDNGYLMPWAEQGVLLLNAVLTVRAGEANSHKSRGWELFTDAVIRAVANRPDPAVFVLWGNYAQKKLALIDETRHVVVKGAHPSPLSAKKFFGSRPFTQINEAVARQGHEPIDWTIPHLA, from the coding sequence GTGACCGACATCGCCATGCTGCCCGAGTCCTGGCGCGAGGTGCTGGGCGGCGAACTGCGGCAGCCCTACTTCAAGGAGCTGATGGAGTTCGTCGAGGAGGAGCGGGCGAACGGCCCCGTCTACCCGCCCCGCGAGGAGGTCTTCGCCGCGCTGAACGCCACGCCGTACGACCGGGTGAAGGTGCTGGTCCTCGGCCAGGACCCCTACCACGGCGAGGGGCAGGGCCACGGCCTGTGCTTCTCCGTCCGGCCGGGCGTCAAGGTGCCGCCCTCCCTGCGGAACATCTACAAGGAACTCCACGCCGAGCTGGGCGTCCCCGTCCCGGACAACGGGTACCTGATGCCCTGGGCCGAGCAGGGCGTCCTGCTGCTCAACGCGGTGCTCACGGTCCGGGCCGGCGAGGCCAACTCGCACAAGTCGCGGGGCTGGGAGCTGTTCACCGACGCGGTGATCCGCGCGGTGGCGAACCGGCCGGACCCCGCGGTGTTCGTGCTGTGGGGCAACTACGCGCAGAAGAAGCTGGCGCTGATCGACGAGACGCGGCACGTGGTGGTCAAGGGGGCGCACCCCTCGCCGCTGTCGGCGAAGAAGTTCTTCGGCTCCCGCCCGTTCACGCAGATCAACGAGGCGGTCGCCCGGCAGGGCCACGAGCCGATCGACTGGACGATCCCCCACCTGGCCTGA
- a CDS encoding undecaprenyl-diphosphate phosphatase: MSWFESLILGLVQGLTEFLPVSSSAHLRLTAAFSGWHDPGAAFTAITQIGTEAAVLIYFRKDIGRILAAWTRSLTSKEMRHDPDARMGWLVIVGSIPIGVLGLTLKDQIEGPFRDLRITATMLIVVGVIIGVADRMAARDESGGRHRAPKQRKELSDLGVRDGLVYGLCQAMALIPGVSRSGATISGGLFMGYRREAAARYSFLLAIPAVLASGIFELKDAMDGDHVSWGPTLFATVVAFASGYAVIAWFMRYISTKSFMPFVWYRIALGILIIVLVTAGVLSPHAAESAG, translated from the coding sequence ATGTCTTGGTTTGAATCCCTCATCCTCGGGCTCGTCCAGGGGCTGACCGAGTTCCTCCCCGTCTCCTCCAGCGCCCACCTGCGGCTGACGGCGGCGTTCTCCGGATGGCACGACCCCGGCGCGGCCTTCACGGCGATCACGCAGATCGGCACGGAGGCCGCCGTCCTCATCTACTTCCGCAAGGACATCGGCCGCATCCTCGCCGCCTGGACGCGTTCGCTCACCAGCAAGGAGATGCGTCACGACCCGGACGCGCGGATGGGCTGGCTGGTCATCGTGGGCTCCATCCCGATCGGGGTCCTCGGCCTGACCCTCAAGGACCAGATCGAGGGGCCGTTCCGGGATCTGCGCATCACCGCGACGATGCTGATCGTCGTCGGCGTGATCATCGGCGTCGCGGACCGGATGGCGGCGCGGGACGAGAGCGGCGGCCGGCACCGCGCGCCCAAGCAGCGCAAGGAACTGTCGGACCTGGGCGTCCGCGACGGCCTGGTCTACGGGCTCTGCCAGGCGATGGCCCTCATCCCCGGCGTCTCCCGCTCCGGCGCGACCATCAGCGGCGGCCTGTTCATGGGCTACCGGCGCGAGGCCGCGGCCCGCTACTCGTTCCTGCTGGCGATCCCGGCGGTGCTCGCCTCCGGGATCTTCGAGCTGAAGGACGCCATGGACGGCGACCACGTCTCCTGGGGACCGACGCTCTTCGCCACGGTCGTCGCCTTCGCCAGCGGATACGCGGTCATCGCGTGGTTCATGCGCTACATCTCCACCAAGAGCTTCATGCCGTTCGTCTGGTACCGGATCGCCCTCGGCATCCTGATCATCGTCCTGGTCACGGCGGGGGTCCTCAGCCCGCACGCGGCGGAGTCCGCGGGCTGA
- a CDS encoding fused MFS/spermidine synthase codes for MNESLPVVRAVDHGTAKLLPDVDRRRAWLLTVDGAVQSYVDLDDPAHLEFEYALRLGHVLDTAAEPGRALDVVHLGGGALTLPRYVAVTRPGSRQDVVEADRGLLDLVAEHLPLPDGSGIVPHAADARAWLEAAPADSADVLVADVFGGSRVPAHLATAGYAREAERVLRADGVYAANLADGAPFAFLRSQLAGFAALFAELALIAEPGVLRGRRFGNMILLASHRPLDTAGLARRTAADAFPARVAHGAALREFVGDALPVPDEEARPSPEPPAGAFGIG; via the coding sequence GTGAACGAGTCCCTGCCCGTCGTCCGCGCCGTCGACCACGGCACCGCCAAGCTCCTGCCCGACGTCGACCGCCGCCGGGCCTGGCTGCTCACCGTCGACGGGGCGGTGCAGTCCTACGTGGACCTGGACGACCCGGCGCACCTGGAGTTCGAGTACGCGCTGCGGCTCGGGCACGTCCTCGACACCGCGGCCGAGCCGGGGCGCGCGCTGGACGTGGTGCACCTCGGCGGGGGAGCGCTCACCCTGCCCCGGTACGTGGCCGTGACCCGGCCGGGCTCCCGGCAGGACGTCGTGGAGGCCGACCGGGGCCTGCTGGACCTGGTCGCCGAGCACCTGCCCCTGCCGGACGGCTCGGGCATCGTCCCGCACGCCGCCGACGCCCGCGCCTGGCTGGAGGCCGCGCCCGCGGACTCGGCCGACGTCCTGGTCGCGGACGTCTTCGGCGGCTCACGGGTGCCGGCCCACCTGGCGACCGCCGGCTACGCGCGCGAGGCCGAACGCGTACTGCGGGCCGACGGCGTCTACGCGGCCAACCTGGCCGACGGGGCGCCCTTCGCCTTCCTGCGCTCGCAACTCGCCGGGTTCGCCGCGCTCTTCGCGGAGCTGGCGCTCATCGCCGAACCGGGGGTGCTGCGCGGGCGCCGTTTCGGCAACATGATCCTGCTCGCCTCGCACCGCCCCCTCGACACCGCGGGGCTGGCCCGGCGGACCGCCGCCGACGCGTTCCCGGCCCGGGTCGCACACGGGGCCGCCCTGCGGGAGTTCGTCGGCGACGCGCTGCCGGTGCCGGACGAGGAGGCCCGGCCGTCGCCGGAGCCGCCCGCCGGAGCGTTCGGCATCGGCTGA
- a CDS encoding SDR family oxidoreductase, which produces MARPVTVVTGGSRGIGAAACRRLAADGHDVAVGYVRDAAAADAVVAAVAEAGGRALAVRADTSEEADVERLFALAEDRLGPVTGLVNNAAVTGPLGRLADTGTDTLRRVVDVNLLGALLCARRAAQLMTARGSGVIVNVSSGAATLGSPGEYVHYAATKAGVDALTLGLAKELGPDGVRVNAVAPGLVDTDMHAAMGDPDRPARMAPGVPLRRAGRAEEIAAAIAWLMSGEASYATGTVLRVAGGR; this is translated from the coding sequence ATGGCACGTCCTGTCACGGTGGTGACCGGCGGCAGCCGCGGGATCGGCGCGGCGGCCTGCCGTCGTCTCGCGGCCGACGGACACGACGTCGCGGTCGGCTACGTCCGGGACGCGGCGGCGGCCGACGCGGTCGTGGCGGCGGTGGCCGAGGCCGGCGGGCGGGCGCTCGCGGTACGGGCGGACACCTCCGAGGAAGCCGACGTCGAGCGGCTCTTCGCCCTGGCGGAGGACCGGCTCGGCCCGGTGACCGGCCTGGTCAACAACGCCGCCGTCACCGGGCCGCTGGGCCGCCTCGCCGACACCGGCACCGACACCCTGCGCCGGGTCGTGGACGTCAACCTGCTCGGCGCGCTGCTGTGCGCGCGACGGGCGGCGCAGCTCATGACGGCCCGGGGGAGCGGGGTGATCGTGAACGTCTCCTCGGGCGCCGCCACCCTCGGCAGCCCCGGCGAGTACGTCCACTACGCAGCGACCAAGGCCGGCGTCGACGCCCTCACCCTCGGCCTCGCCAAGGAACTCGGCCCGGACGGCGTGCGGGTCAACGCGGTCGCCCCCGGCCTCGTCGACACCGACATGCACGCGGCCATGGGCGACCCGGACCGGCCCGCGCGGATGGCGCCGGGGGTGCCGCTGCGACGGGCGGGGCGGGCGGAGGAGATCGCGGCGGCGATCGCGTGGCTGATGTCCGGGGAGGCGTCCTACGCGACCGGTACGGTGCTCCGGGTGGCGGGCGGGCGCTGA
- a CDS encoding gamma carbonic anhydrase family protein, with protein MERRALITGIGGRRPEVDGEAFTAPTASVVGDVTLRAGASVWYGAVLRGDVERITVGESSNIQDNCTLHADPGFPVTVGARVSVGHNAVVHGATVEDDCLIGMGATVLNGAVIGAGSLVAAQALVPQGMRVPPGSLVAGVPAKVRRELTEEERQGITLNGTMYADLAKAHREVYEGAGGGDTGA; from the coding sequence ATGGAGCGTAGGGCGCTGATCACGGGCATCGGCGGCAGGCGGCCCGAGGTGGACGGGGAGGCGTTCACCGCGCCCACCGCCTCGGTCGTCGGGGACGTGACCCTGCGGGCGGGCGCGAGCGTCTGGTACGGGGCGGTGCTCCGCGGCGACGTCGAGCGGATCACCGTCGGGGAGAGCAGCAACATCCAGGACAACTGCACGCTCCACGCCGACCCGGGCTTCCCCGTCACGGTCGGCGCCCGCGTCTCCGTCGGGCACAACGCGGTCGTGCACGGCGCGACGGTCGAGGACGACTGCCTGATCGGCATGGGCGCCACCGTCCTCAACGGCGCGGTGATCGGCGCCGGCTCGCTGGTCGCCGCGCAGGCGCTGGTCCCGCAGGGCATGCGGGTGCCGCCCGGTTCGCTGGTCGCGGGGGTCCCGGCGAAGGTGCGCCGGGAGCTGACCGAGGAGGAGCGCCAGGGCATCACCCTGAACGGGACGATGTACGCCGACCTGGCGAAGGCGCACCGCGAGGTGTACGAGGGGGCCGGGGGCGGCGACACCGGGGCGTGA
- the lnt gene encoding apolipoprotein N-acyltransferase, translating into MRKLGPWTASPWRRPAAALLAGALPVLAFPAPGLWWWAWVALVPWLLLAASAPDGRAASREGWLGGFAFMLAMHHWLVPSLHVFTFVIAALLGALWAPWGLLVRRFLGASATPGRVAAGLVVVPSGWLAVELVRSWQGLGGPWGMLGASQWEAAPALRLASVGGVWLLSSLVVAVNTAVAVLIAHRRARVAALTGLVATGAATASAWAWAPGPQSGARASVAVVQPGIVTGPDSAERRFDRQERLTRDLAGRDVDLVVWGESSVGHDLADRPDLARRLAALSRETGADLLVNVDARRSDRPGIYKSSLLVGPGGPTGDRYDKMRLVPFGEYVPARSLLGWATSVGKAADEDRRRGTGQVVMDTGDGLRIGPLVCFESAFPDMSRRLARDGAALLLAQSSTSTFQHTAAPAQHASLAALRAAETGRPMVHATLTGISAVYDGRGERVGPWLGTGASTAEVYEVPLARGGTTVYVRYGPWPVGGALLALAGWGVAEGAARLRRPAPAPPAPPARTAHGSPARPGR; encoded by the coding sequence ATGAGAAAGCTCGGCCCCTGGACCGCCTCCCCGTGGCGCCGCCCGGCCGCCGCCCTGCTCGCCGGTGCCCTGCCGGTGCTCGCCTTCCCGGCGCCGGGCCTGTGGTGGTGGGCCTGGGTCGCGCTGGTGCCGTGGCTGCTGCTGGCCGCCTCCGCGCCGGACGGCCGGGCGGCGTCCCGGGAGGGCTGGCTCGGCGGGTTCGCGTTCATGCTGGCCATGCACCACTGGCTGGTGCCCAGCCTGCACGTGTTCACCTTCGTGATCGCCGCGCTGCTCGGCGCGCTGTGGGCGCCCTGGGGCCTGCTCGTACGCCGGTTCCTCGGGGCGTCCGCCACGCCGGGGCGGGTCGCGGCGGGGCTCGTCGTGGTGCCGTCGGGCTGGCTGGCGGTGGAGTTGGTCCGCTCCTGGCAGGGGCTCGGCGGGCCCTGGGGGATGCTCGGCGCCAGTCAGTGGGAGGCCGCCCCGGCGCTGCGGCTCGCCTCGGTGGGCGGGGTGTGGCTGCTCAGCTCGCTGGTGGTCGCCGTCAACACCGCGGTCGCCGTGCTGATCGCGCACCGCCGGGCGCGGGTGGCCGCGCTGACCGGGCTGGTGGCCACGGGCGCCGCCACCGCGTCGGCGTGGGCGTGGGCGCCCGGCCCGCAGAGCGGGGCACGGGCCTCGGTCGCCGTGGTCCAGCCGGGGATCGTCACCGGGCCGGACAGCGCCGAGCGCCGCTTCGACCGGCAGGAGCGGCTGACCCGGGACCTGGCCGGCCGGGACGTGGACCTGGTCGTCTGGGGCGAGAGCAGCGTCGGCCACGACCTCGCGGACCGCCCCGACCTGGCCCGCCGGCTCGCCGCGCTGTCCCGGGAGACCGGCGCGGACCTCCTGGTCAACGTGGACGCGCGCCGCTCCGACCGGCCCGGCATCTACAAGAGTTCGCTCCTCGTCGGGCCCGGCGGCCCCACCGGCGACCGGTACGACAAGATGCGGCTGGTGCCGTTCGGGGAGTACGTCCCGGCGCGTTCGCTGCTCGGCTGGGCCACCTCCGTCGGCAAGGCGGCCGACGAGGACCGCCGGCGCGGTACCGGGCAGGTGGTGATGGACACCGGGGACGGGCTGCGGATCGGGCCGCTGGTGTGCTTCGAGAGCGCCTTCCCGGACATGAGCCGCCGGCTCGCCCGGGACGGGGCCGCGCTGCTGCTGGCCCAGTCGTCCACGTCGACCTTCCAGCACACCGCGGCGCCCGCGCAGCACGCCTCGCTCGCGGCGCTGCGCGCCGCGGAGACGGGCCGCCCGATGGTGCACGCGACGCTCACCGGAATCAGCGCCGTCTACGACGGGCGCGGCGAACGGGTCGGTCCGTGGCTCGGGACGGGGGCGAGCACCGCCGAGGTCTACGAGGTGCCGCTCGCGCGGGGCGGCACCACGGTGTACGTGCGGTACGGCCCCTGGCCGGTGGGCGGAGCGCTGCTGGCGCTGGCGGGGTGGGGCGTGGCCGAGGGGGCGGCGCGGCTCAGGCGGCCGGCTCCAGCACCTCCCGCACCACCCGCTCGCACAGCTCATGGGTCTCCAGCGCGTCCCGGGCGCTGA
- a CDS encoding VTT domain-containing protein, with translation MLDAHTRPGGTVTASPHAAAPELAVTTAAAPVPAGFAARVTRAVLSPWSRLSLLVALLAAAASAMLVFEPQRVLTEGGPPHLGGAAAALAYALAYGVCTVAFVPRPLLNLAAGALFGSSVGLCSALAGTVLGAGFAFCLGRALGQDALRPLLRGRWLKAADGQLSRHGFRSMLAARLFPGVPFAAANYCAAVSRMRLGPFLLATAVGSVPNTAAYAVAGARASTPTSPAFLIALAVITLPAVAGGVVAWRRRHRLPGA, from the coding sequence ATGCTCGATGCCCACACCCGCCCTGGGGGCACCGTCACGGCGTCTCCCCACGCCGCCGCACCGGAACTCGCCGTCACCACCGCCGCCGCGCCCGTGCCCGCCGGCTTCGCCGCCCGGGTGACGAGAGCCGTGCTCTCCCCCTGGTCCCGTCTGTCGCTGCTGGTGGCGCTGCTCGCCGCGGCGGCCTCGGCGATGCTCGTGTTCGAGCCGCAGCGGGTGCTGACCGAGGGCGGGCCGCCGCACCTGGGCGGCGCGGCGGCGGCACTCGCCTACGCGCTGGCGTACGGGGTGTGCACCGTCGCCTTCGTACCGCGCCCGCTGCTGAACCTCGCGGCCGGCGCCCTGTTCGGCTCCTCCGTGGGGCTCTGCTCGGCGCTCGCGGGCACGGTGCTCGGGGCCGGGTTCGCCTTCTGCCTCGGCCGTGCGCTGGGCCAGGACGCGCTGCGTCCGCTGCTTCGCGGCCGATGGCTGAAGGCCGCGGACGGGCAGCTCAGCCGGCACGGCTTCCGTTCGATGCTGGCGGCGCGGCTCTTCCCGGGGGTGCCGTTCGCCGCCGCCAACTACTGCGCGGCCGTCTCCCGCATGCGCCTGGGGCCGTTCCTGCTGGCCACGGCCGTGGGCTCGGTGCCCAACACGGCCGCCTACGCCGTCGCCGGGGCCCGCGCGTCGACGCCGACGTCGCCCGCCTTCCTGATCGCGCTGGCCGTGATCACGCTGCCCGCGGTGGCGGGCGGGGTGGTGGCCTGGCGCAGGCGTCACCGGCTGCCCGGCGCCTGA
- a CDS encoding DUF4442 domain-containing protein produces MSVGELLAATVPMVRTLNLAYLETTPEKAVLRLPDQSEYRNHVGGPHAGAMFTLAESASGAIVLAAFGDQLARAVPLPVHAEIAFKKIALGPVTATATLGRPAADVVAELDAGTRPEFPVGVVIRREDGAVTGEVTVVWTLRPNG; encoded by the coding sequence ATGTCGGTCGGCGAACTGCTCGCCGCCACCGTGCCGATGGTCCGGACCCTGAACCTCGCGTACCTGGAGACCACCCCGGAGAAGGCCGTCCTGCGCCTTCCGGACCAGAGCGAGTACCGCAACCACGTCGGCGGCCCGCACGCCGGCGCCATGTTCACGCTGGCCGAGTCCGCCAGCGGCGCCATCGTCCTCGCGGCCTTCGGCGACCAGCTCGCGCGCGCCGTGCCGCTGCCCGTGCACGCCGAGATCGCGTTCAAGAAGATCGCGCTGGGCCCGGTCACCGCCACCGCCACCCTCGGCCGCCCGGCCGCCGACGTGGTCGCCGAACTGGACGCCGGCACCCGCCCCGAGTTCCCCGTCGGCGTGGTGATCCGGCGTGAGGACGGCGCCGTCACCGGCGAGGTCACCGTCGTCTGGACGCTGCGGCCCAACGGCTGA
- a CDS encoding FAD-dependent monooxygenase produces MALPRHAVVIGGGIGGLTAAAALHRGGLRVTVLERGPSLQPPGAGISLSPNALRALDVIGLGDEVRSLAAWQGDGGLRTPGGRWLSRSDAAAAAERFGGPLVLLHRSTLVGLLAGRLPPGTVRTDADADVADPGGPGRPARVRTPDGEIEADLVVAADGIRSAARAVLFPGHPGPVYSGFTTWRVVIPLPGVAFASHETWGRGRIWGTHPLGDGRVYAYAAAVTPADGHAPDDERSELLRLFGDWHEPVPAVLAALRPEDVLRHDVHHLAEPLPALHRGRVALVGDAAHAMPPNLGQGGNQAVEDAVVLAHHHDDLAAYTAARLPRTTAVSRQAVRVARLSLLTGRTGVAVRDAAMRLLSLAGPALFLRGFDGIADWRPPQRPYASERTQAG; encoded by the coding sequence ATGGCACTCCCACGGCACGCCGTCGTGATCGGCGGCGGCATCGGCGGGCTGACCGCGGCGGCGGCCCTGCACCGCGGCGGCCTGCGCGTCACCGTCCTGGAACGGGGCCCCTCCCTCCAGCCGCCCGGCGCCGGCATCTCCCTGTCGCCCAACGCCCTGCGCGCCCTCGACGTGATCGGCCTCGGCGACGAGGTCCGCTCCCTCGCCGCCTGGCAGGGCGACGGCGGCCTGCGCACCCCCGGCGGGCGCTGGCTCTCGCGCTCCGACGCCGCCGCCGCGGCCGAGCGTTTCGGCGGCCCCCTGGTGCTGCTGCACCGCTCCACCCTCGTCGGCCTCCTCGCCGGCCGTCTGCCACCCGGCACGGTCCGCACCGACGCCGACGCGGACGTCGCCGACCCTGGCGGCCCCGGCCGGCCCGCCCGGGTGCGCACCCCCGACGGCGAGATCGAGGCGGACCTCGTCGTGGCCGCCGACGGCATCCGCTCCGCCGCCCGCGCCGTCCTCTTCCCGGGCCACCCCGGACCCGTCTACTCCGGCTTCACCACCTGGCGCGTCGTCATCCCGCTGCCCGGCGTCGCCTTCGCCTCCCACGAGACCTGGGGCCGCGGCCGGATCTGGGGCACCCACCCCCTCGGGGACGGCCGCGTCTACGCCTACGCCGCCGCCGTGACGCCCGCGGACGGCCACGCCCCCGACGACGAGAGGAGCGAACTGCTGCGCCTCTTCGGCGACTGGCACGAACCGGTCCCCGCCGTCCTCGCCGCCCTGCGCCCCGAGGACGTCCTGCGCCACGACGTCCACCACCTCGCCGAACCCCTGCCCGCCCTCCACCGCGGCCGGGTCGCCCTCGTCGGGGACGCCGCGCACGCCATGCCGCCCAACCTCGGCCAGGGCGGCAACCAGGCCGTCGAGGACGCCGTCGTCCTCGCCCACCACCACGACGACCTCGCCGCCTACACCGCCGCCCGGCTGCCCCGGACGACGGCCGTCTCCCGGCAGGCCGTCAGGGTCGCCCGCCTCAGCCTGCTGACCGGCCGGACCGGCGTCGCCGTACGCGACGCCGCGATGCGGCTGCTGTCCCTGGCCGGGCCCGCCCTGTTCCTGCGCGGCTTCGACGGCATCGCCGACTGGCGTCCGCCGCAGCGGCCGTATGCTTCCGAGCGGACCCAGGCCGGATAG
- a CDS encoding Gfo/Idh/MocA family oxidoreductase: MKVGCIGLGDIARKAYLPVLAVLPEVELHLHTRTPATLTRVADSLHLPAGRRHTRLDALIGQGLDAAFVHAPTAAHPEIVTRLLEAGVPTYVDKPLAYELADSRRLVALAEERATSLAVGFNRRHAPAYAQCAEQPRDLILLQKNRTGLPEDPRTMVLDDFIHVVDTLRFLVPGTVDDVTVRARVEDGLLHHVVLQLAGDGFTALGVMNRLSGSAEEILEVSGQDAKRQVVNLAEVIDHKGQPTVRRRGDWVPVARQRGIEQVVLAFLDAVRAGEVLSARDALETHELCERVVREVLEPAA, from the coding sequence GTGAAGGTCGGCTGCATCGGACTCGGAGACATCGCGCGGAAGGCGTACCTGCCCGTGCTCGCCGTCCTGCCCGAGGTGGAACTGCACCTGCACACGCGCACCCCCGCGACGCTCACCCGCGTGGCCGACTCCCTGCACCTGCCGGCCGGCCGGCGCCACACCCGCCTCGACGCGCTGATCGGCCAGGGCCTCGACGCGGCCTTCGTGCACGCGCCGACCGCCGCCCACCCCGAGATCGTCACCCGGCTCCTGGAGGCCGGCGTCCCCACCTACGTCGACAAGCCCCTCGCCTACGAACTCGCGGACTCCCGCCGCCTGGTGGCCCTCGCCGAGGAGCGCGCCACCAGCCTCGCCGTCGGCTTCAACCGCCGCCACGCCCCCGCCTACGCGCAGTGCGCCGAGCAGCCCCGCGACCTGATCCTCCTGCAGAAGAACCGCACGGGCCTGCCCGAGGACCCCCGCACCATGGTCCTCGACGACTTCATCCACGTCGTCGACACCCTCCGCTTCCTGGTCCCCGGCACCGTCGACGACGTGACCGTGCGCGCCCGCGTCGAGGACGGGCTGCTGCACCACGTCGTCCTCCAGCTCGCCGGTGACGGCTTCACCGCGCTCGGTGTCATGAACCGGCTCAGCGGGTCGGCCGAGGAGATCCTGGAGGTGTCCGGCCAGGACGCCAAACGCCAGGTGGTCAACCTCGCCGAGGTCATCGACCACAAGGGTCAGCCGACCGTGCGCCGGCGCGGCGACTGGGTGCCGGTGGCCCGCCAGCGCGGGATCGAACAGGTGGTCCTCGCCTTCCTCGACGCCGTCCGCGCGGGCGAGGTGCTCAGCGCCCGGGACGCGCTGGAGACCCATGAGCTGTGCGAGCGGGTGGTGCGGGAGGTGCTGGAGCCGGCCGCCTGA
- a CDS encoding TetR/AcrR family transcriptional regulator, with amino-acid sequence MAAMSAPPARSDRVADTALALLAERGMRGLTHRAVDEAAGFPQGSTSNVARTRQALLELAVRRLADREARVLALDEMPDPRDGVEALVEALALATHRAMTGNRALTLARYELALEATRRPELRIHFDAAGARFREQLGAMVTALGSPDPARHVRVLVAWADGLLFSGVAGSLAAAPPALDELRTGLRELLATMAPD; translated from the coding sequence TTGGCGGCCATGTCCGCACCTCCCGCCCGCTCCGATCGCGTCGCCGACACCGCGCTCGCCCTGCTGGCCGAGCGGGGTATGCGGGGGCTGACGCACCGGGCGGTCGACGAGGCCGCCGGGTTCCCGCAGGGCTCGACCTCCAACGTCGCGCGCACCCGCCAGGCGCTGCTGGAACTGGCCGTACGACGGCTCGCGGACCGGGAGGCGCGGGTGCTGGCGCTGGACGAGATGCCCGATCCGCGGGACGGCGTGGAGGCCCTGGTGGAGGCGCTCGCGCTGGCGACGCACCGCGCGATGACCGGCAACCGCGCGCTGACGCTGGCCCGCTACGAACTGGCCCTCGAGGCCACCCGCCGGCCCGAGCTGCGCATCCACTTCGACGCGGCGGGGGCCCGCTTCCGCGAGCAGCTCGGGGCCATGGTGACCGCCCTGGGCTCCCCCGACCCCGCCCGCCACGTGCGTGTGCTCGTGGCCTGGGCCGACGGGCTGTTGTTCTCCGGCGTCGCCGGTTCCCTCGCCGCCGCCCCGCCCGCCCTGGACGAACTCCGCACCGGCCTGCGGGAACTGCTCGCCACGATGGCACCGGACTGA